The sequence aatttactaaaaaataaaaattaataaatttattacacttaattattttagaattattaaatttgttttatggtCAATTAGATACATGATTTTACgtcttcaaaatttttaggaaattcaTAGATTGTTTTTCTTGTGTCCGACCAATTACACCCTTATTATAATCTTTACATATCATTTGGATACAACAcaatatatttgattaaaaaattaggaTTACTTGTCAACTCTTCTCTCTGTCCTCCTCTTTGAATACTTTCACCAATCAAGGAAAATCACTTTCAAGTTTAGTTCCatgatttcaaataattataaatttaaaaatccaaattgatgatcttattttttcattttattcttaaaatgtgacaataaaattatcaaaaaataaatttatgaaaactttttaaaaatttcaaattttcttgataaattttaaattagaaaattatggGTAAGTGCATTTTTCTTCCATACCAAACAACCAACATAGGAAGAAGGTAAAAATATCCCATAAAAGTTATTTGAAATCACCAAAaccttttcttctacttttttatgGGGcagatttttttctcaatagaATGATGTTATTACTCATAATGCTTTCACAACAATATCTATTTGTCaatatccatttatttattattaagccCCTCTACATAGAAAATTATGGGTAAGTGCATTTTTCTTCCATACCAAACAACCAACATAGgaagaaaatggtaaaaatatccCATAAAAGTTATTTGAAATCACCAAAACTCAGATGTTATTACTCATaatccatttatttaatttttaaggatGATGTTGCTTCCAATCttccaacaaaaatatctattaatttggaaagtcaaatatatatatatatatatagagagagagagagagagagtaattCAGCTTCACTTTACCTTGATTTTCGTAGTGCCAAAGCTTCCCACTCGTGTTCAAATGTCATCAACAATGCAATCTTCTGCTCCAGCCTCTTTGAACACTGCAAACCAAATACCCAACAAGTATTCTTAGATACAGTCATGTCTCAAGTCCTAATCAATTTCTTGCTTTTGATAAGCCTACAATCTTTGTTACCTCTTCATCTTAGGCAGCGGATGTTTGGCATGTTAGATTAGGTCATCCATCTCATGGGGTTTATTCTTGGGTAGTAGTAAtcaagtttcaaatttcaatgaAATTGTTGATTTTTGCATTTCATGTCAATATGGCAAACACAATCACCTTCATTAAGACCTACAGTACACAGGACAATTGAATCTCTTCTAATTTGGGGACCTTCTACCATGATTTCAATAGAAGGATTCCACTATTATATTTACTACAATGTTGAAAATCAACAggagacaaaaatgaaaattcaatagTATTCACTCATTTTCCTACTTACACATCAACAAAATGGAGGTGTCAAAAGAAAGCATCACAGCATTATAAAAACGAGTACAACACGTCTTACCCATACTTccttatcttcaaaattttctggGATTTTCTCTTTGACTTCGTTGTTTACACCGTTGATAAACTTTCTCACTTGTCCTCCAAAATAAATCTCCTTTAGAAAAATTGGTTCAAAACGTACTTGATTACTCATTTTTCTTACGTCTTTGGGTTTGGTTGTTAAGCATTCACTCACCGATTGAATTTTCATCCTCTTGGATGTCTTTTTCTCGGCGGCGCTTTTCTCACAAAGGCTGTCTTTCCCTTGTTATTGGGATCTCGTCGTCTCATTTTCAAAGAGACTGATTTTTCCATACTTTGACATTGTTTCAGCCACTCAATCCTCTGCCCAAAACCACATTTGAACATTCTGAACCTAGCCTTCCTATTGGTCGTTTCTGCGCTCCAAATGTGATGTTGCCCATTGAGTTTTCTACCCAAACATCCACACGCCCAACTTTAATTAACAGCCCAACACCAACAAACCTAACAAGAACAAGCTCAAATATAGTGCGTCTCATTCAATTTATCTCAGGTCTCATTCAACACTCTCTACTATAATTATAGTGCGTCTTAGAGCCACCTTTCTTGTTGCTACTTTGATTCTACATTCTTGAATGAATAATCTAATATTCGACTTTCATTTTATCAGGGAAAAAGTTTTTCAAGGAATTCGCGTTATTCAACACATTTCCATCAATGATTAGATTGGAGATATTTCCACGAAGGGCCTCAACAGACAATGATCTCATAAAAGAGaaacatgtttacaaaatttTAGACCCAAAAACTGCACTAGCCATATTGCAAGATGCATCTCTCTTCCTTTTCCTGTTGTCAATACCCTGAATTGTAGGCTACCCCTCATTTGCACCAGGGTGCACCTCTCTTCTCTTTAACCACCATCAAGTTTTTCATGGAGTGACGAAAATTAGCTATACTACCTAATCTTGGTAGTCTCATGTCTTCACCGCACAAAATGTCAAAAACCCATCTACTTTATTGGGCTCGTAGACTGGCCGGTAAATAGAAGGCATCTGGTCAAAAAAGTAGGAGAAtattcaggaaaaaaaaaaaagtcgcAAAAGACGATACTAAACAATCAGCTGAATGGTGAGTGTCACGTGTTCCTGTAACCTTCTCCCAACCTCAAACAGCTGCAGTTAAATACTTAAATATGGAGTTTTTACCCTGAAGCATGGAATGGAGAAATGAGAAACTGTCCAGTCATCCATGTGGAGCACACACATTTGATCCCTATCTTGGTTTTGCTGTATAGCTGGATTCTCAGCATCCTATTCTCTCCCCAAAGCTTTCTTGCGGCACTTTTTTGTCTGCCACATTCACGTGAAAACATAAACAACACATTGTTGCCACAACGCAAGGAGGAGAGGACCCAGGAAAACAATCACCATAAGACCAGACGAAACTGGACGTCATCACAGATCCGACAGTGTTTCCGACAAAGCTCTTAATCTGCTACCGTccaaaaaagtagaaaaaaaaaaagaaaagaaaagaaaagaaagcagTTGCCCATACTAATCAAGTGAGAAACAAGCCATCAAGACTAAGACCCCAAGATAATCAACACCAATGAATACATACATCTGAcaagaaaacattaaaaaaattaaaactttattataaTGAAGAATATTCAATTCAACCATTAAGATACAAAAATTCCACCAAAGTTATATCTTATAACAATAGAACCGATCAGAGCTCTCCGGATAAATACAAGGATCGAATATCACCCATCAGCCCTGCCAATATCGCCACCACTTATGCTGTACACCACAAGGATTTAGTCTTTACCCAGACAATGTGGGGTTCCTTCTCCAGCCATCCCAACTAAACTCAAAAAGGCAGGCTACTGAGGAATGAGTTTTCttcattaaattataatttatagatTATTTTAGCTGTAGTTTATCATAATGATactttataaaagaaaaaaaaattgaaaatagataGAGAAAAGTTTGAGGGGAAACAAAGAACGTTCGACCCATTAAAAGAGAGGGGACCTTCTAGGAATGCCTTTCCTTTTGTGCAATTGCTTCTTTGGTTTCAATGCTGAACTTGTCTGGGTTTCAATCTCCATAGGTGAGTCAGCCAAAGAGGAGgacaattctttttctttcaaatttacttCCATGTCGATGCTTTCCTTCAAAGACAGGTGAGCAAATTCCTGAACTGGGTAAGGGACAACCTTGCTGTTGTGGTCTTTAAACTTCTCTGCAAATATTAAAACCTGAAATGTACACAATTACTGGAACGGTTAGAACTTCTAGATTCAACAAATTAGACTGCCATAGTAACATTTGAATGGACTTTGACACACACTGTTTTGTGTATTACCTTGCATGCTATTGAGCAGAAGCGATTAGGGAGATCTTGTATATATCTCCCACAAGCTTCACATGATGCACCTCCTTTTGGTTTAGATGCTTTACAATCCTTGGATTGAGGACGAGGATTCAGATGAACAGCCTTTTCACCATTGATTTTATATGTCTGCTAAATCAGATCTATCAGTTAGTACAAGTCCTTAGTCAAAAAGCCAGtagtaaaagataaaaattgaagtcattaatgaaaaaatagatGAACATGGCCATTAATAGAAGAACAATCATTGGAACTAGTGAGATCAAATACACCAAATCAGCATAAATTTAATGAATTCAACTTCGAAGcaataaaccaataaaaattgaatatgcACTAAATTGTATGATTAATTCATTACTTAAAACACagaaataaataattactaATGAAAGAAGCCCTGATGATTAATTGGAGAACAATAATTAGAACTATTTAGATGAAAATACACCAATTAAACCATGAAGTTATTGAGTTCAACATCTAATTAACAACCAGATCCAGTGGAACCAAAATGCATGGTCTATGGATTCAGTAGTTCAAAAAAGTAATCGAGAAATTAGCTATGGAGGTCACATGAGGAATGTATAATTAATTTGGTTACTAATATAAGAAAAAAGCCATAAAAACATGACGAAATAGTTTTAATAAAAGATTGATTTTATCATTATGCAAGCCAGATAATCAAATGAATTTGCACAAATTTTTAGTTTAGCATCTAAGACATTCACAATAAATCAACATAAAACCTAGACGGACCTAATAGATCAAAACAAACTAGAAGAATTATTCTCAACTAATTTGATGATAACCAAAGAAAGGAgatattaaatagaaattaatctGAATTTCGTTCGGTATCATATTATGATAAAATATGTGTTcagagaaaatcaaaagaactTCAAGAATATTCAAATTCTATAACTCATCAAATGAGATGACAATATCTGACCATTTTCATGAacacaacaaaagaaaagcCATCAATTCACAATTAGACTGAAAATTACGCttcataattgaaaaaataacctGAATTTTAGAACAATCAAGATGCTGCTGCATGTCTTGAAGACGAACCACATCATGATAGACATATTTGCAGATCTTAAGGCGCCGATGGAGGCAATGCCCAGAAGAAGTAACACAGTGCTTACAGAAGCAAAGATTACAGTCAATgcaaaacacatttttttcacttttccgGAGATCACGGTGATCGCCGCATGTATCGAAGAACTTGCTATGAAGAAGTGTGCTCAGCCAATCTGCTTTATTCTTTAAAAGGATTCTGCATCCAACCTACAATACCAATtcacaaaacataaaataaaattcaaagcgtttaaacacaaataaatataaaaaatcaagaaaccGCAATAAAACCAGTGAATTGAAGTTGAAACGATGAAGAATTCAAGCAACAATCTTGGTTCGTTGCCGAGAAAAGCGGAGAAAACATTCAACTCAGTCTCATACAACAATTTGACTCAGCTGAATTCCAAATTCTCCATTTTCAATGGCTTATTGAACCGAACAAcctagaaaataatattaaaattgaattttctttcaacCGTTTTCTAAGCAACCAGACCGATTGAATTCAGAAAAATGAAACTCTCACCATTTTTAAATCTTCTAAGTTTTTGCAATTCTAGTGattgataaagaaaaaacaGCCACAGAGGAACATGGAAATCAATGGCGGCGACTCGCTGAAGAGGAGGAAGAGAACGAAAATAGGAAAAGATTAaaagaatcaataaaataattaaaagcgAGTGAAAATGGAAAGAGAGATCTCTCAATATTTCTTTCACACATGTACTCTGCCCTAGGCGGGAAGGTGTAAACGCATCGCAGCCGTTAAATCCTGACTGACGGGCGGACTGATCGAGGAAGTGCTGACCGTCGATCTCATTACGGGCCCCGTTGAGAAACCTAGGCTCTCGATGAATGACACGTGGCCATCATGGGCCACCTAGATTTCCCGCCAACTTCAGCCAGACTTTCGTGGCCTCAGGAGTCCGTCAGTGAGTGGGCCAGTCGCCGTTCCGCATCTCCCTCAGCGTTTTTAATGTGATGCAATATCATCAGTTACTCCTCTTCTATTtctgtattattattattataataatatgtaTGACAACAATtaccaattttatttatatatatactcaataaattcgtctataattattaattacttccttactttctttcttttaaaaaaaaaaattaattaattaataggtATTATCTGTCTCCCgtaataagaatttaaaataacagATGAGATAATAGGGATAGGGTTCCATCACATCTGGGGTTGAAATCaaattagaatttgaaaaagatCCGTTAAGAGTTTTCCCTATTTAATTTACCcttcatgaaaatgaaaaacaattatcCGAGTTGGCTATTAAATTCCGGCCAAGTCTGTCAAAATCAACCGACCTGAGTCCATTCACATTTGACCAATTTCccaattttagttatttatttattctttgtaATCTAGTGGACTCCACTTCTATTATTCAATCATAACAATGGCTTATCACAAAGCTTTTTTTCATGTAAGAGCAGTACATCTTTGACTTGAGGAATGAATTTTTCTCCTCTGAACATGCAACAAATACATCAAGCTTTTAGGAAATCAAAccttttactattattattattaattttaatttaacccACGCCGTGATTCCTGTTATATTGGGTTTAAAAGACCCTTTGATGTCTCACTGTCTCCTGCCTGTGACCAAAAGAAGCAGCTTTAAGGGTGTGatgaaaagatttttcaaattttacgGATGACCATCCAATTTCATAAAAGACCTTATCTTCAGTTGCCTTATCCTCTAGAAGCTGTTGGGTGgcgaaaaaaaagtaaaattaaattacatttttttaaataaagtttatttcagaactgttttttagaagtattttttgttttttagaattaaaaataataataaatatgtttaataatagtaaaatagaaaaacaaaaacagtgtcaataaaaatacaaaaaatgattaaaattaaaccatttcaaaaaacatttcaagtttcaaatatatctttattttataaaacatcgtaaaaaaattcttaaaaataaaaaaaaaagttttcaacaacactttttaaataaaaacaaaatattatatctctgtattttaataatttcaaacaaTTACCTTTAGTTTCATATTTAACCCTAACTTTgaaaagtgatttaaaaaataacgtataaactatttttttatgatattttataaataaaatttgttttggtaaTTGAAATGTTTcaacatgttttctattttaaatatttttgaaaaatgatttttatatataataatttatttttaattattattaaaagcaatcgataaaatgcaaataaaataattaaaaataactaaaacatattatataaaaaaaattctattttttattttttgaatgagaaattcatctttttgtttttatttttaaaaataaaagattatctTCAAAAAGAGTTTCTGAATTGCTTGGAAGTTGTTGATTTTGAGCTTCCCAATTCTAAAGTGATGTTCACACTGGCCTcgtataagtttttatttatttatttaataaaaataataacccAAAGGTCAATGGATAAGACGCGGCTTTTCTAATAACCAGCTCATTAAGGCATTGTTTGTGGCCGTTATTGGAAACACTTTCTTACAAGgaatagaaaaaagtttttaattaaaaatagttttttaaaaaaagcattATTTTGCGTGTTTGCATGCTTagtgatttgaaaatattaaggcttaaaaaacattaaaaaaaaaacaaatcttggATTGGTTTGGTGTTGTTTTCAAAACCACCTcttgaataaacatttttttttaaacaattattaaaaataatttttaactgttttcaagaataaaattctattttaaaaagtaaaacataaaatattttttttttaacttattcatAAATGTATTTCATTGTTATATATAATGTAAAagttttgaagtatttttatttttttcaattgttaatCAAAATATCCTATAAAATACAACTTCAAAtgttttaaacttgttttaaaaataacttgtttctagacaaataaaaaaactgtttttttatcaaagttaaaatatgttttttcaattaattttttttctaaaagacaTAAAACCGATTTTAACcgtcaaacaaacccttaattttttctaatttttttatctttcattttgtttaataaaataagattatatatatccttatttttctacctatatataaaaattaagtaatataaaatgaatactATAATTCCTAGAACActattgaaggaaaaaaagagaatttaaaatcttttatttgttattaaatCTCTTTGGAGACTTCTAATAAAGTATTCATGAGAAGACctctaataaaatattcatttaattttcttagcattaatattattctttcatcttttattttattgcaaTTATTAACACAAGCATTATAGGAGAGCACTAGGCTATAGCATAAGAGTATGAGACTAGGCTATAACAGAGGAGAACGATACTACAACAAAGTAAAAAATCTCATGTTTTTTCAAATGTTTATATGGttattagattattaattttcactttCATACCCGGGAgctatgtaaaagaaaaaaaactaatatataaacAAATGTTAAACTAATAGGCTATGTTTCATTCcgaaaaataataaggaaaaaaaaattaagaaatattattttctcatattttgttttaccattaaaaatataaagaaatataattaaaatgtgtaaaatatatatatttttttaaattatttaatttttatataatagcaaaaaacaagtgaaatgagtttgaaaaaaaaacatataaaataatttattgagtttaaatttttttattttattttttctttcctttcactttttccctctcttttctttcccttatattttccctcaaatttcatgaaaaccaaatataaccataAAGTTTTGAGCTAAGTAATTCTTATTCATGATAAACTCATATAATTAGAAGCTATAtgttacaaattaaatttatacataGCGAGAAGCTATGTAATTACTATTTATAACTACAAGAATACTAACACTTTTGGGAGATTATCgttttttatatgattatttattattataaaataatttctagatgtttattattgaaaaaaataatgataatgacaAAGGCTTGCATGATAGGATATCCTTGcaaaaagtttctaatttttttttttttagattctaATCTTGAGGTTTgatcaaaaaagaaatttcttttaatttatcaaCAATATCTATTTAGATGTAgaaatacaatttaaaaataatttattaaagtttgaatatttaaaataataatttcaactttttatatcacttttttttttttaaagtaatgataagttaatttttaatattttaagtttctaaaCTTATCGTAATACATTTCTAACTAAAACTCTagattacaaataaataaatataaaagaaattttttaaaaataaaggcataatatattacaatttattattataggatgatatattaatatatttgatgtatttatttaaagatattatttattgaggaatataaattttttaactaaattattgatatattatggAGATAACAAATTTTGAtggataattaattaaaagttggaggctaaaatatttatttatttaacatcTCTAGAATTATcacaataatttcaaattatattatttaaatgaaataatgataaaactaaaagtttagatgattaaaaaaaattataacccaCAGGATAGGTATAAAAACTAAGTTAATcacttaattataaaaaattaaagaaacataaaaaagaatcttatattattatgatatattagaatatattatctattaatataatatatttgatttatcaatttataaatattatttttaattaatatcataattttaatttatcatttatatattattataattaattttatgttatttataaatgattaaacacaaataatttattattaaattattattttataataataaatatatatagacaactcctaaagttaatttaaattattttattagtaaaaaaattaattcactcATTACTTTAGAAATGTTATCTCTTTCCATTCAAGGGGCTTCACCcttgtaaatttaaattttcaaataattaataataataaataaaataaaaattcaaaattcttattaaaaaagtaatttagtTGCAAATAATCAAGAGAAATGATActtattagaaattaattttcagacgttaaattattaatatttaaaaatgaattttgctattgaaaagactaaaaataagatatatataaacaataaattcaaaaacataatgaaaaaaaattactctaaTTCATAGAGTAATcctaatataaaaacaaaaaaataaattgatatttgagtttttttaaatattaaaaatatgaatttgatttagggtaaataagaaaaacataaaattttatatgattgtataaaaactaaatgtagataatatttaaataagagattaaattatgaaaataacaTCACCCAAGTGCACAGCACATATTGAACTACTGGTAATCATGAAAAACAAAggtgaaacttttttttttttaattttcttttacttttcttcgggcatttcctattttatttgatgataagGCTAAATGATGTTCCAACGAATCACAGATTTCTTTGATGATGAGGGTAAATGCTGTTCCAAGGAATCACACATTTGAACCTACTCAATGGAAGAAAGCTTTTTTCCCTTCGCAAAAGAGTCCAAACACATCATATAATACGGCAGTGGAGCCTCGTAGGGCTCTCATGCTGTGAATTGGAACTAATGAATTCATGGTGTAGCTAAAAATTGGAACTCTAAACTGAAATAGGTGGAAAGTAAGGCGAGGAGAGAACAGCACTATGAAAGGACCCTCGTGCTCTCAATGCTTCCgaacataaattataaattaaaatatgaaaagaaagagCTCTATTTTGGTTCCTACAAAGCTtgtgaggggaaaa is a genomic window of Vitis riparia cultivar Riparia Gloire de Montpellier isolate 1030 chromosome 1, EGFV_Vit.rip_1.0, whole genome shotgun sequence containing:
- the LOC117921717 gene encoding uncharacterized protein LOC117921717, coding for MVGCRILLKNKADWLSTLLHSKFFDTCGDHRDLRKSEKNVFCIDCNLCFCKHCVTSSGHCLHRRLKICKYVYHDVVRLQDMQQHLDCSKIQTYKINGEKAVHLNPRPQSKDCKASKPKGGASCEACGRYIQDLPNRFCSIACKVLIFAEKFKDHNSKVVPYPVQEFAHLSLKESIDMEVNLKEKELSSSLADSPMEIETQTSSALKPKKQLHKRKGIPRRSPLF